One genomic region from Salvia hispanica cultivar TCC Black 2014 chromosome 2, UniMelb_Shisp_WGS_1.0, whole genome shotgun sequence encodes:
- the LOC125205504 gene encoding sm-like protein LSM36B gives MSGAGEKLSGTKTPADFLKSIRGRPVVVKLNSGVDYRGILACLDGYMNIAMEQTEEYVNGQLKNKYGDAFIRGNNVLYISTSKGTLAEGA, from the exons ATGAGCGGCGCAGGGGAGAAACTGTCAGGCACTAAAACTCCGGCAGATTTTCTGAAATCCATACGCGGACGACCTGTGGTTGTTAAATTAAACTCCGGTGTCGATTATAGAG GTATCCTTGCTTGTCTGGATGGATATATGAATATTGCAATGGAACAAACAGAGGAATATGTGAATGGCCAGCTGAAGAACAAATATGGAGATGCCTTCATTCGTGGAAATAATG TACTCTACATCAGCACATCAAAGGGAACCTTGGCTGAAGGAGCTTAG
- the LOC125205734 gene encoding pentatricopeptide repeat-containing protein At5g04810, chloroplastic, protein MDILSISSTVQCSHTPPHLSTSINHRASTSAASFIRASTSSQDNSHKPTTNSPDIRRPITTNKPLKTSTSHFPENPLKKLVNLRNPSAPNSPPHDTISAKLWLSSKLSPPPPPPPPLPPLQENKADNGLSGNSDENGTEVEFREKGKIFVGNLPLWIKKIEVAEFFRQFGPIKNVILIKGHDELERNMGFGFVIYNGDMAEKAAMKAVEFDGVEFHGRVLTVKLDNGQRVRGKYAERARWVEGKEGEAYRSEWHEEREGSRKEFAKVLESHPENWQVILRAFERIKKPSRKEFGLMVNYYARRGDMHRARETFENMRARGIEPTLHVYTNLIHAYAVGRDMEEALSCVRKMRDEGIQMSLVTYSIVVGGFARVGNVEAAELWFKEAKERLTRLNAIIYGNIIYAHCQKCNLSRAEVLVREMEEQGIDASIDIYHTMMDGYTMVQNEEKCIMVFHRLMECGFTPSIVTYGCLINLYIKMGKIHKALEVSEMMKSAGVKHNMKTYSMLINGFIYLKDWANAFSIFEDVIRDGLKPDVILYNNIIRAFCGMGNMERAIRTVEEMKKERHRPTPRTFMPIIHSFAKSGEMRRALDVFDMMRRSGCIPTVQTYNALIIGLVEKRQMGKAVDILDEMLLAGINPNEHTYTTIMNGYASLGDIGKAFEYFSKLKNEGLELDVYTYEALLKACCKSGRMQSALAVTKEMKTQNIPRNTFIYNILIDGWARRGDVWEAADLMQQMRQEGVQPDIHTYTSFINACCKAGDMLRAMKTTKEMEAVGVKPNIKTYTTLINGWSRASLPEKALKCYEEMKQAGLKADKAVYHCLMTALLSRATVAEDYIYSGILNLCQEMVENELVVDMGTAVHWSRCLRKIERSGGTITEALQRTFPPDWNSHKALDASSDEDEDGYGDRASYNSDADGEDEANFKERFQF, encoded by the exons ATGGATATCTTGTCCATCTCCTCCACCGTTCAATGCTCTCACACTCCACCACACTTGTCCACTTCCATAAACCACCGCGCCTCCACTTCCGCCGCTTCATTCATTCGAGCTTCTACCTCATCGCAAGACAATTCTCACAAACCCACCACCAATTCCCCCGACATCCGCCGCCCCATCACCACCAACAAGCCTCTCAAAACATCCACTTCTCACTTCCCAGAAAACCCCCTCAAGAAATTGGTTAATCTTCGTAACCCTTCCGCCCCCAATTCTCCGCCACACGACACTATCAGCGCAAAGCTTTGGTTGTCAAGCAAACTCTCCCCTCCGCCACCTCCTCCACCGCCCTTGCCGCCGTTGCAAGAGAACAAAGCTGATAACGGGCTTTCTGGAAATTCAGATGAAAATGGAACGGAAGTGGAGTTCAGAGAGAAAGGCAAGATCTTTGTGGGTAATTTACCTCTTTGGATAAAGAAAATTGAGGTAGCTGAGTTTTTCAGGCAATTTGGGCCCATAAAGAATGTGATTCTGATAAAGGGTCACGATGAATTGGAGAGGAATATGGGATTTGGGTTTGTGATTTATAACGGAGATATGGCAGAGAAAGCTGCAATGAAGGCTGTGGAGTTTGATGGAGTGGAGTTTCATGGAAGGGTGCTGACGGTGAAGTTGGATAATGGACAGAGAGTGAGGGGTAAATATGCAGAGAGGGCGAGGTGGGTGGAAGGCAAAGAAGGGGAAGCATACCGGTCAGAGTGGCATGAAGAGAGGGAAGGTTCACGAAAAGAATTTGCAAAGGTTCTAGAATCTCATCCCGAGAATTGGCAGGTCATATTGCGAGCCTTTGAGAGGATAAAGAAG CCTTCAAGAAAAGAGTTTGGATTGATGGTGAACTATTATGCAAGGCGAGGAGACATGCATCGTGCGCGTGAAACATTTGAGAACATGCGTGCCAGAGGAATTGAACCAACATTACATGTATATACAAA CCTCATTCATGCTTATGCGGTAGGAAGAGACATGGAAGAAGCACTATCATGTGTAAGGAAGATGAGGGATGAGGGAATCCAGATGAGTTTGGTGACATACAGTATTGTTGTTGGAGGATTTGCAAGAGTTGGGAATGTTGA AGCTGCAGAGCTTTGGTTTAAGGAGGCGAAAGAGAGACTTACACGCTTAAATGCCATCATATATGGGAACATAATTTATGCTCATTG TCAAAAGTGTAACTTAAGTCGTGCCGAAGTGTTGGTGAGAGAGATGGAAGAACAAGGTATAGATGCTTCAATTGATATATACCATACAATGATGGATGGTTACACCATGGTACAGAATGAAGAGAAATGTATAATGGTTTTCCACAGACTTATG GAATGTGGATTTACGCCTTCAATAGTTACTTATGGGTGTCTCATCAACCTTTATATCAAG ATGGGAAAAATTCATAAAGCTTTGGAAGTAAGTGAAATGATGAAATCAGCAGGCGTAAAGCATAACATGAAGACGTATTCCATGTTGATCAatggttttatatatttgaaagaTTGGGCAAAtgctttttcaattttcgaGGATGTAATTAGAGATGGTTTAAAGCCGGATGTCATTCTTTACAACAATATAATAAGAGCATTTTGTGGCATGGGCAACATGGAACGTGCTATTCGTACTGTcgaagaaatgaaaaaggagaGGCATAGACCTACCCCAAGAACGTTTATGCCCATAATTCATTCTTTCGCAAAGTCTGGAGAAATGAGAAGAGCTCTCGATGTTTTTGATATGATGAGGAGAAGTGGATGCATTCCTACTGTGCAGACGTATAATGCTCTGATTATTGGCCTCGTTGAAAAGCGTCAG atggGGAAGGCTGTAGATATATTAGATGAGATGTTGCTTGCCGGCATTAATCCCAATGAGCACACATACACAACCATCATGAATGGTTACGCCTCATTGGGCGATATCGGGAAGGCGTTTGAGTACTTTTCCAAACTTAAAAACGAGGGACTCGAGCTTGATGTTTATACTTACGAAGCCTTGCTCAAGGCATGCTGTAAATCAGGCAGGATGCAAAGTGCTTTAGCAGTtacaaaagaaatgaaaactcaaaatatccCCAGGAATACATTTATCTACAACATATTAATCGATGG ATGGGCTCGCAGAGGTGATGTTTGGGAGGCTGCAGATTTGATGCAGCAAATGAGACAGGAAGGTGTACAACCCGACATCCATACTTACACGTCGTTTATAAATGCTTGTTGCAAGGCCGGAGATATGCTG CGAGCAATGAAAACAACGAAAGAGATGGAAGCAGTTGGAGTGAAGCCAAATATCAAGACCTACACAACACTTATAAACGGGTGGTCACGAGCATCTCTCCCGGAGAAGGCACTCAAGTGCTATGAAGAGATGAAGCAGGCAGGATTGAAGGCGGACAAAGCCGTATACCACTGCCTAATGACGGCGTTGCTATCGAGGGCTACCGTTGCTGAAGACTACATCTACTCAGGGATCCTCAACCTATGCCAAGAGATGGTGGAGAACGAGCTGGTCGTAGACATGGGCACTGCAGTTCATTGGTCCAGATGCTTACGCAAGATCGAGAGGAGCGGCGGCACCATTACAGAAGCCCTTCAGAGGACCTTCCCACCTGATTGGAACTCTCACAAGGCTCTCGATGCTAGCTCCGATGAAGACGAGGACGGATATGGAGATCGCGCTTCCTACAACAGCGATGCTGATGGCGAGGACGAAGCCAACTTCAAAGAAAGGTTTCAGTTCTAA
- the LOC125204962 gene encoding transcription repressor OFP13: MPKKMKMPSLFKNQELKQPWQWPSCNNLKTLSFRATNDKVFKTINSVFLDTSDGLETPESWFTNSSSECASTAFSTDEHSEENNDNNGANDSKALEMIIRDGRSSDRLFFEPGDTSSRILDKEAGKKLSGPFEESVALAVESDDPYMDFKESMQEMVESHGMEEWDRLEELLGWYLKMNAKHNHGFIVGAFIDLLVGMAMDSSTTTTALCRSDSTSYSSADSSFSSP; the protein is encoded by the coding sequence ATGcccaagaaaatgaaaatgccATCACTTTTCAAAAACCAAGAGCTGAAGCAACCATGGCAATGGCCCTCATGCAACAACCTCAAAACCCTTTCCTTCCGAGCAACCAACGACAAGGTTTTCAAGACCATCAACTCCGTCTTCCTCGACACCTCCGACGGCCTCGAGACCCCCGAATCTTGGTTCACCAACTCCTCCTCAGAGTGCGCCAGCACTGCTTTCTCCACTGACGAACACTCTGAGGAAAACAACGACAACAACGGCGCCAATGACAGCAAGGCACTAGAGATGATCATCCGAGACGGGAGGTCATCGGATAGGCTCTTCTTCGAGCCAGGTGACACGAGCTCGAGGATCCTCGACAAGGAGGCAGGGAAGAAGTTGAGCGGGCCGTTCGAGGAGAGCGTGGCGCTGGCGGTGGAGTCGGACGACCCATACATGGATTTCAAGGAATCCATGCAAGAGATGGTGGAGAGCCATGGAATGGAGGAGTGGGACCGCCTGGAGGAGCTGCTCGGTTGGTATCTGAAGATGAATGCTAAACACAACCATGGCTTTATTGTTGGTGCCTTCATTGATCTCCTCGTCGGAATGGCCATGGATTcttccaccaccaccacagCCCTTTGTCGCTCTGATTCGACTTCGTATTCGTCAGctgattcttctttttcttcccctTGA
- the LOC125204961 gene encoding eukaryotic peptide chain release factor subunit 1-3-like, with translation MADGQENDKNIEIWKIKKLIKALEAAKGNGTSMISLIIPPGDQIARVTKMLAEEYGTASNIKSRVNRQSVLGAITSAQQRLKLYNKVPPNGLVLYTGTIITDDGKEKKVTFDFAPFKAINASLYLCDNKFHTEPLSQLLESDEKFGFIVMDGNGTLFGTLSGNTREVLHKFSVDLPKKHGRGGQSALRFARLRMEKRHNYVRKTAELATQFYINPATSQPNVSGLILAGSADFKTELSQSDMFDPRLQAKILNVVDVSYGGENGFNQAIELSAEILSNVKFIQEKRLIGKFFEEISQDTGKYVFSVDDTIKALEMGAVETLIVWENLDINRFTLKNTVTNEIVIKYLNKEQEHDQSNFKDAASSGELEVQEKMPLLEWFANEYRNFGCSLEFVTNRSQEGSQFCRGFGGIGGILRYQLDIRSFDEPSDEGEFYDSD, from the coding sequence ATGGCAGACGGCCAGGAAAATGATAAGAACATCgaaatatggaaaataaagaaattgattAAGGCTCTGGAAGCTGCTAAAGGAAATGGTACCAGCATGATATCCCTTATAATTCCCCCAGGTGATCAAATAGCCCGGGTCACCAAAATGCTTGCAGAAGAGTATGGAACAGcttcaaatattaaaagcaGGGTGAATCGTCAATCAGTGCTAGGTGCAATCACCTCTGCGCAGCAGAGGCTTAAGTTGTACAACAAAGTCCCACCGAATGGTCTCGTGCTCTATACTGGAACTATAATAACAGATGatggaaaagagaaaaaggtcaCCTTCGACTTTGCACCTTTTAAGGCCATAAATGCTTCTCTTTACCTTTGTGacaataaatttcatactGAGCCCTTGTCTCAACTCCTGGAATCTGATGAAAAGTTTGGGTTTATTGTTATGGATGGTAATGGGACCCTTTTTGGAACCTTAAGTGGTAATACAAGAGAAGTGCTTCACAAGTTCTCAGTTGATCTTCCAAAGAAACATGGAAGAGGAGGACAATCAGCTCTTCGGTTTGCTCGTCTTCGAATGGAGAAGCGTCACAACTATGTGAGGAAGACTGCAGAGCTTGCCACTCAATTCTACATTAATCCTGCTACCAGTCAGCCGAATGTATCAGGGTTGATACTTGCTGGGTCAGCTGATTTCAAGACTGAGCTGAGTCAGTCTGATATGTTTGATCCTCGCCTCCAAGCCAAGATACTGAATGTGGTAGATGTATCCTATGGTGGGGAAAATGGTTTCAATCAAGCCATTGAATTATCTGCTGAGATTTTGTCCAATGTTAAGTTCATACAAGAAAAACGCTTGATAGGGAAATTCTTTGAAGAAATCAGTCAAGATACCGgaaaatatgtattttctGTGGATGATACGATAAAAGCTTTGGAGATGGGAGCTGTTGAAACATTGATAGTGTGGGAAAACTTGGATATAAATCGttttacactaaaaaatactGTGACCAATGAGATTGTCATCAAATACTTGAACAAGGAGCAAGAGCATGACCAGAGCAACTTCAAGGATGCTGCATCATCTGGAGAATTGGAGGTTCAAGAGAAAATGCCATTACTGGAGTGGTTTGCTAATGAATATAGAAACTTTGGCTGTTCACTTGAGTTTGTGACAAATCGATCCCAGGAAGGATCACAGTTCTGCCGAGGGTTTGGTGGCATTGGTGGAATTCTTCGCTACCAGCTTGACATTCGATCCTTTGATGAGCCATCCGACGAAGGAGAGTTTTATGACTCAGACTAA